The following proteins are co-located in the Schistocerca gregaria isolate iqSchGreg1 unplaced genomic scaffold, iqSchGreg1.2 ptg000775l, whole genome shotgun sequence genome:
- the LOC126321923 gene encoding serine/arginine repetitive matrix protein 1-like, translating to MSLREVALPAKGVADRRPSGPAQATELIPVAAPSGPPLMTNRLTTTDHDRNDSSDSDVLSRDRVFILMNKLAHGGSYPGRKDDEATILAFCHIRKGATLPYTRQQVSGVPPRAPPVELRESAVPAVAASAGVAPLASTTEEVDVPPAAPLVPKTREEPVATLAAAAEMQDIDLPDANLAEAIAESERRDTDSDAARAPRKRRAMTHDDSDTPSQTSDTARPRKKASRASRPSTTESGTTIAGSSASAASPRPTTTRRPTRPPATSRQPDEDGFVAPPRRRTARAAALQQPTPLSTANAFAGASVDATEDGAAPPVSAQKKPPPIVIQWAGGYKEFQQKLDRAATSATVKTAGRDLYKVTVSSNEEYRAVMDTISRDGLPGRNHRSGGAAPSRKVHPSTSFAAATKGGPSAATARRSELAAGETRQPAAPSPASPGGEANPPPTQSARVAAPRRRRRRAGRATHAAARWNADDTLPQQTTAPRATPQPAADAPRQSSTTELPQPASPVAEAAPAANAAPSATDAAEL from the exons ATGTCGTTGAGAGAGGTTGCTTTAcctgcgaagggtgtggcggatcgccgcccgtcggggccagctcaggcgactgagctgatcccggtggcggccccatccggccccccacttatgacgaaccggcttaCGACAACTGACCACGACAGGAATGACTCTTCGGATTCTGATGTGCTCTCTCGTGATCGAGTGTTCATTCTTATGAACAAACTCGCTCACGGGGGTTCCTACCCGGGTCGAAAGGACGACGAGGCGACTATACTCGCCTTCTGTCACATTCGGAAGGGTGCCACTCTGCCGTACACGAGGCAGCAAGTGTCGGGTGTGCCACCGAGAGCCCCGCCGGTTGAATTGCGCGAGTCTGCGGTCCCGGCGGTGGCGGCCTCGGCGGGAGTTGCGCCGCTGGCCTCGACCACTGAAGAGGTCGATGTGCCCCCGGCTGCACCCCTGGTCCCCAAGACACGAGAAGAGCCCGTGGCTACGCTAGCTGCGGCCGCCGAGATGCAGGATATCGACCTGCCTGACGCAAATTTGGCTGAGGCCATAGCCGAGTCAGAGCGCCGTGACACTGACTCTGACGCTGCCCGTGCGCCCAGAAAGCGCCGGGCTATGACGCATGACGACTCCGACACTCCCTCTCAGACGTCCGACACAGCGAGGCCGCGGAAGAAGGCCTCGAGGGCTTCCCGCCCTTCCACCACGGAGTCTGGGACGACTATCGCGGGCTCCTCCGCGAGCGCCGCCTCGCCGAGACCGACGACGACGCGGCGGCCCACTCGTCCACCTGCCACCTCCCGGCAGCCGGATGAGGATGGTTTTGTCGCCCCTCCCAGGCGGCGCACTGCCAGGGCTGCTGCGCTGCAGCAACCGACGCCGCTGTCGACCGCCAACGCGTTCGCAGGGGCCAGTGTGGACGCGACTGAAGATGGTGCCGCGCCTCCTGTGTCGGCCCAAAAGAAGCCCCCGCCCATCGTCATCCAATGGGCGGGCGGGTACAAGGAGTTCCAGCAAAAACTAGACAGGGCGGCTACGTCCGCCACTGTCAAGACTGCTGGCCGTGACCTCTACAAGGTCACGGTGTCCTCCAACGAGGAGTACCGCGCGGTGATGGACACCATCTCCAGAGATGGCCTCCC GGGCCGAAACCACCGGAGCGGAGGGGCTGCTCCTTCTCGTAAGGTGCACCCGTCCACCAGCTTTGCTGCCGCCACCAAGGGCGGACCATCAGCCGCCACCGCCAGACGTTCGGAACTGGCGGCGGGCGAGACGAGGCAACCGGCCGCGCCGTCCCCGGCTTCGCCCGGGGGGGAGGCCAACCCACCACCCACGCAGAGCGCGCGGGTTGCCGCCccgcgcaggcgtcgccggcgcgcGGGCCGGGCCACCCATGCCGCTGCACGCTGGAATGCCGATGACACACTGCCACAACAGACGACGGCACCTCGTGCTACGCCGCAACCGGCTGCCGACGCTCCGCGGCAGTCGTCTACTACGGAGTTGCCGCAACCGGCCTCCCCAGTGGCGGAGGCCGCCCCAGCGGCCAACGCCGCCCCCTCGGCCACCGATGCAGCCGAGCTCC